From a single Mangifera indica cultivar Alphonso chromosome 19, CATAS_Mindica_2.1, whole genome shotgun sequence genomic region:
- the LOC123203003 gene encoding cytochrome P450 81Q32-like, with protein sequence MNTSILMEKSWFFIFSASFFLFLFLFLILKQFLVKPTPYKNLPPSPPSFPIIGHLHLLKQPIHRTLHSLSNKYGPILNLSFGNRRVLLVSSPSAAEECFTNSDIVFANRPRLLAGKYLTYDYTTMVAAPHGDHWRNLRRLASLEFFSTSRLNMFLGLRQDEILFLIKMLYQSCRQNFTKVEMKSKLFALSFNIIMRMVSGKRYFGLEIGESEEAKRFREIIREIFEVSGASNPGDFLPFLRWLDFQSHEKRIITVHSKSDRFMQNLIDGHRNKRNCSAGERRIDTIIDSMLSLQDSQPEYYSDEIIKGMVTTLLLAGTDTSAVTMEWAMSLLLNHPEVLKKARAELDNLVGHDRLAEEPDLAKLPYLQCIINETLRLFPAAPLLVPHESSDYCRIGGYDVPPSTMLFVNAWAIHRDPKVWEDPTSFKPERFERLDGVGEAYNFIPFGQGRRACPGAGLANRVMGLALASLIQCFEWERISEEEVDLTEGTGITMPKAKPLQAMFKARESMFNVLSKL encoded by the exons CATGGAGAAATCATGGTTCTTCATCTTTTCTGcatccttttttctctttctctttctctttctaattTTGAAGCAATTTCTAGTAAAACCAACACCATATAAGAATCTCCCACCAAGTCCTCCTTCATTTCCGATAATTGGGCATCTTCATCTCCTGAAACAACCCATCCACAGAACACTACACAGTCTGTCAAACAAATATGGTCCAATTTTGAATCTTTCATTCGGTAATCGCAGAGTGCTGCTCGTATCTTCCCCATCGGCAGCAGAGGAATGCTTTACTAATTCTGATATCGTCTTTGCCAATAGACCCCGTCTTCTTGCCGGCAAGTACCTAACCTATGACTACACCACCATGGTGGCCGCCCCTCATGGTGATCATTGGCGCAATCTCCGCCGCCTTGCTTCACTTGAATTCTTCTCAACCAGTCGCCTTAACATGTTTTTGGGTCTTAGGCAGGATGAGatcttgtttttaattaaaatgctaTATCAAAGTTGCCGGCAAAATTTCACGAAAGTGGAGATGAAGTCAAAGTTATTCGCGTTGTCTTTTAACATCATCATGAGGATGGTTTCCGGGAAAAGGTATTTTGGTTTGGAAATTGGTGAGTCTGAGGAGGCTAAGCGTTTCCGAGAAATTATAAGGGAGATTTTTGAAGTTAGTGGAGCATCAAATCCAGGGGATTTCTTGCCCTTTTTACGATGGCTAGATTTCCAGAGCcatgaaaaaagaataataacagTACATAGTAAGTCTGATAGATTTATGCAGAACTTGATTGATGGGCATCGAAACAAAAGAAATTGTTCAGCTGGAGAAAGAAGAATCGACACAATAATCGATTCAATGCTGTCTTTACAAGATTCTCAGCCTGAGTACTACTCTGATGAAATTATCAAAGGCATGGTGACG ACACTGTTACTTGCAGGCACAGACACATCCGCAGTGACTATGGAATGGGCAATGTCACTTCTCCTGAACCATCCTGAAGTGCTAAAGAAAGCCAGAGCTGAGCTTGATAATCTTGTTGGTCATGATCGTTTAGCAGAAGAACCTGATTTGGCCAAGTTGCCTTATCTCCAATGCATAATCAATGAGACTCTGCGACTGTTTCCAGCAGCACCACTTCTAGTGCCGCATGAATCATCCGATTACTGCAGAATCGGTGGGTACGATGTACCCCCATCAACAATGCTGTTTGTTAATGCATGGGCTATACATAGAGATCCCAAAGTCTGGGAGGATCCCACAAGTTTCAAGCCAGAAAGATTTGAAAGATTAGATGGTGTGGGTGAGGCTTATAACTTTATACCATTTGGGCAAGGAAGAAGAGCGTGCCCTGGGGCTGGCCTTGCAAATAGGGTAATGGGGTTAGCATTAGCCAGTTTGATTCAGTGCTTTGAGTGGGAGAGAATTAGCGAAGAGGAAGTGGACCTGACAGAAGGAACCGGTATTACTATGCCCAAAGCCAAGCCACTTCAAGCTATGTTCAAAGCTCGCGAGTCTATGTTCAATGTCCTTTCAAAGCTATGA
- the LOC123203005 gene encoding cytochrome P450 81C13-like: protein MENLYCTLALIVSIFMIIKLILNYKQNLPPSPPTLPIIGHLYLIKKPLHQALQDLLSQYGPIIYLRFGCKSILVVSSPSAVEECFTKNDKIFADRPRTLAGDHFTYNYNSFAMASYGHLWRSRRRFSVVEIFSTTSLQKSLTPLQDEVRNLLRLVYMHSVRDDKKVDLKNLFSLLNINFIMRIVAGRPGIEVKEAEMEVLEKFLLDFKERFFPSLSMNICDFFPILRSIGYKGIEKSFVRLQKKRDEYLQNLLDEIRLKKTVTSTIRNGENNRSLIETLLYLQESDPEFYSDQVIKSNIVMMFIAGVETAALTLEWAMSLLLNHPEALQKVSAEIDKNVGDGCLPSELDLVKLPYLRCVINEALRLYPPAPLLLPHSSSEDCIVGRYNIPRGTILLVNAFAMHRDAKVWEEPTKFKPERFEDSFVEREGFKYIPFGMGRRTCPGAGMAIRTASLALAALIRCFDWEKVGEEVDMSQHYGLSLSKAKPLVAMCTPRQNMIEFLSQL from the exons ATGGAAAATTTGTACTGTACCCTTGCTCTCATAGTCTCCATTTTCATGATAATCAAACTTATATTGAATTACAAGCAAAATTTACCACCGAGCCCACCGACACTTCCAATCATTGGTCACCTCTACCTTATCAAGAAGCCGCTCCACCAAGCTCTGCAGGATCTGTTATCGCAGTATGGTCCAATCATATATCTCCGATTTGGTTGTAAGTCTATACTTGTTGTATCTTCTCCATCAGCTGTTGAAGAATGCTTCACAAAGAACGACAAGATATTTGCAGACCGCCCTCGAACTTTGGCTGGGGATCATTTTACCTACAATTACAACTCGTTTGCGATGGCTTCTTACGGTCATCTCTGGCGAAGCCGCCGCCGCTTCTCTGTTGTTGAAATTTTCTCGACTACCAGTCTTCAAAAGTCTTTAACCCCACTTCAGGATGAAGTTCGCAACCTGCTTCGCCTAGTTTATATGCATTCAGTCAGAGATGACAAGAAGGTGGATTTGAAGAATTTGTTCTCACTTCTAAacattaatttcattatgaGAATTGTTGCTGGAAGGCCTGGTATTGAAGTGAAGGAAGCAGAGATGGAAGTTCTGGAGAAATTCTTGCTGGACTTCAAGGAAAGATTTTTTCCTAGTTTGTCCATGAATATATGTGATTTTTTCCCAATTTTGCGGTCGATTGGTTACAAAGGTATAGAGAAGAGTTTCGTAAGACTTCAAAAGAAGAGAGACGAATATCTGCAGAATTTGCTAGATGAAATTCGTTTAAAGAAAACAGTTACTTCTACAATCAGGAATGGGGAAAATAACAGGTCATTGATCGAAACTCTCTTGTACCTCCAAGAATCAGACCCCGAATTTTATTCAGACCAAGTCATCAAAAGCAACATAGTG ATGATGTTTATTGCGGGAGTAGAAACAGCAGCGCTTACCTTAGAATGGGCAATGTCGCTACTGTTGAATCATCCTGAGGCTTTGCAAAAGGTAAGCGCAGAGATTGACAAGAATGTTGGAGATGGATGCCTGCCAAGTGAGTTGGATCTTGTTAAGCTTCCATACCTTCGTTGTGTCATAAATGAGGCACTTAGATTATATCCTCCGGCACCGCTTTTGTTACCCCATTCATCATCTGAAGACTGTATTGTGGGAAGATATAACATACCGCGAGGCACGATCCTATTGGTGAATGCTTTTGCGATGCATCGGGATGCCAAGGTTTGGGAGGAGCCCACGAAGTTCAAGCCTGAAAGATTTGAAGACAGTTTTGTTGAACGAGAGGGATTCAAATACATTCCTTTCGGAATGGGGAGGAGAACTTGTCCAGGTGCTGGCATGGCTATTCGTACAGCTTCTTTGGCATTGGCCGCTCTCATAAGATGCTTTGATTGGGAAAAGGTTGGGGAGGAGGTGGATATGAGTCAACATTATGGACTCTCTCTTTCCAAGGCCAAGCCTTTGGTGGCTATGTGCACCCCACGCCAAAATATGATTGAATTCCTCTCTCAGTTGTAG
- the LOC123203776 gene encoding cytochrome P450 81C13-like yields MKLSKALLVAGTDTSSVTVEWAMSLVLNHPDVLKKARVELDRHVGHGRSAEESDLAKLSDLQCIINETLRLFPAAPLLVPHESSDYCTIGGYDVPPSAMLIVNAMAIHTDPKVWADPESFRPERFAGLEGEIEAYKLIPLGQG; encoded by the exons ATGAAATTATCAAAG GCGCTGCTAGTTGCGGGAACAGACACATCATCTGTAACTGTAGAATGGGCAATGTCACTTGTGCTGAACCATCCTGATGTGCTAAAGAAAGCCAGAGTTGAGCTTGACCGTCATGTTGGCCATGGCCGTTCAGCAGAAGAATCTGATTTGGCCAAGTTGTCGGACCTCCAATGCATAATCAATGAGACCCTTCGGCTGTTCCCAGCAGCACCACTTCTAGTGCCACATGAATCATCCGATTACTGCACAATCGGAGGGTACGATGTACCACCGTCAGCAATGTTAATTGTCAATGCAATGGCCATTCATACAGATCCCAAGGTGTGGGCGGACCCTGAAAGTTTCAGGCCAGAGAGATTTGCAGGACTGGAAGGTGAAATTGAGGCGTATAAGTTAATACCACTTGGGCAAGGATGA
- the LOC123202594 gene encoding MFP1 attachment factor 1-like: METEAERPQDPQSDSQQDSKKPNSSSLAFRIWPPTQRTRDAVIARLVETLTTPSVLSKRYGSMPADEADSTARSIENEAFSVADLEAGAAAEVDGIEVLQVYSKEISKRILESVKSRASAVGTGSTTGLEDSKNGAEAAGEASEDAVSSAEMQT; encoded by the coding sequence ATGGAAACAGAAGCTGAAAGACCTCAAGATCCCCAAAGCGACTCTCAACAGGATTCAAAGAAGCCCAATTCCAGCAGTCTCGCGTTCCGCATATGGCCGCCGACCCAACGCACGCGTGACGCGGTGATTGCGCGCCTCGTCGAGACGCTCACTACTCCCTCGGTGCTCTCCAAGCGGTACGGCTCCATGCCGGCAGACGAGGCTGACTCTACAGCTCGTTCCATTGAGAACGAGGCGTTTTCTGTTGCTGATCTCGAGGCCGGCGCTGCTGCTGAGGTTGATGGAATCGAGGTTCTCCAGGTCTATTCCAAGGAGATCAGCAAACGCATACTGGAATCCGTGAAGTCGCGCGCTAGTGCTGTCGGTACTGGTTCGACTACTGGTTTGGAGGACAGTAAAAATGGTGCGGAAGCCGCGGGAGAGGCGAGTGAGGATGCTGTCTCTTCTGCTGAGATGCAGACTTGA
- the LOC123202808 gene encoding F-box protein GID2-like: MKRTVFDSADSGDDPKMKKVKHIEDEEEEEEVKETGLMNLDENLLFEVLKHVDAKTLATAACVNKQWYKTCQDERLWELICTRHLANVGCGTQQLRSVVLALGGFRRLHSLYLCHRVVGSKQPQRWGKDEVHLSLSLLSIRYYEKMNSSNRGS, translated from the coding sequence ATGAAGCGTACGGTTTTTGATTCTGCGGATTCCGGAGATGACCCAAAGATGAAGAAAGTTAAACACatagaagacgaagaagaagaagaggaagttaAAGAAACGGGACTCATGAACTTGGACGAAAACCTTCTTTTCGAGGTTTTGAAACATGTCGATGCAAAGACTCTAGCCACGGCGGCCTGCGTCAACAAGCAGTGGTACAAAACCTGCCAAGACGAGCGTCTTTGGGAGCTGATCTGCACGCGCCACTTGGCTAATGTTGGCTGCGGTACCCAACAACTGAGATCCGTGGTCCTTGCTCTTGGTGGCTTCCGTCGCCTTCACTCTCTCTATCTTTGCCACCGGGTCGTCGGCTCCAAGCAGCCGCAGCGGTGGGGAAAAGACGAGGTTCATCTCTCCTTGTCCCTGCTTTCGATTCGCTACTATGAAAAGATGAATTCTAGTAATCGGGGTAGTTGA